In the Flavisolibacter tropicus genome, one interval contains:
- a CDS encoding two-component regulator propeller domain-containing protein has product MRYLLLFFVLVTKAFAQSPAIGTWREHLPYGIAIDVTASTNRIYAATPFSLFSVDLASEEIERFSKVSGLSETGISTIQFDKLSQKLWIGYTSSNIDVLTTKGIINIPELKRETVNHDKTIHHFFTDNNLCYASTGLGVIVLDANKYEIRDSWIIGNNGHYVTTYMVAKDASFFYAATEEGLKRTPVTNPNPADYHSWEFLSGNNGLTATACKGVVNLNSKIIALQNDSLFVLNGSSWNLFFENGSAITSINTTENKLAVTQKNAGNNQVVVLNSDGTTYRNVQHPLFTAIPKKALVNNGMVWVADSTSGLSRFSATEVEPYQPNAPLQVVSGNLVAYASTLYATAGGTSNIGDPLHKPAGLYLYKERQWHNISQLSHPALAGINDLASIAIDPRDETVWIGSFGKGLLHFKSNNQFDIIQQAPLSGTVSDPTSIRINGLVFDNEQNLWVSNTGAATYLHVLKKDNTWQSFTSPYVLTNNAVSQLLIDDVNQLWIVSPGNGLLLLQHNNTLDNKTDDLWRLYRSGRGNGNLPSNEVLTIAKDKNGYIWVGTNDGIGIIQCPFDAFTTTGCEAILPVAQQGNFANYLFKGEEVRAIAVDGADRKWIGTRNGVWLISAEGDKVLQRFTETNSPLPSNDIQQIAVDGTTGDVFIATAKGLVSYRGTATEATVMQKDLFIYPNPVPPTFSGVIAIKGMAANSTVKITELNGRLVYQTRSLGGQALWNGKDAKGQPVATGVYLVLVTDEQQQERAAGKIVFIAK; this is encoded by the coding sequence GTGAGATATCTGCTACTCTTCTTTGTATTGGTAACCAAAGCTTTTGCTCAAAGTCCTGCCATTGGCACCTGGCGCGAACACCTACCTTATGGTATAGCTATCGATGTTACAGCTTCTACTAATAGGATATATGCCGCTACCCCTTTTAGCCTTTTTAGTGTGGACCTGGCCAGTGAAGAAATCGAGCGGTTCAGCAAGGTGTCTGGACTCAGCGAGACGGGTATCAGCACTATACAATTTGATAAGCTTTCGCAAAAACTGTGGATTGGCTATACCAGCAGCAACATTGATGTGCTCACCACAAAAGGTATTATCAATATTCCTGAATTAAAAAGAGAAACGGTCAATCACGATAAAACCATTCACCATTTTTTTACAGACAATAACCTGTGTTATGCATCTACCGGCTTAGGGGTTATTGTGCTGGATGCCAACAAGTATGAGATCCGAGACTCCTGGATCATCGGTAATAACGGCCATTATGTAACTACTTACATGGTAGCCAAGGATGCCAGCTTTTTTTATGCTGCTACAGAAGAAGGACTTAAACGCACACCAGTAACAAATCCTAACCCAGCCGATTATCACTCCTGGGAATTCCTTTCTGGCAACAATGGATTAACGGCAACAGCATGTAAGGGCGTAGTGAATCTCAATAGTAAAATCATTGCATTGCAAAACGACTCGCTGTTTGTACTGAATGGCTCAAGCTGGAATCTTTTCTTTGAAAATGGGTCTGCCATTACTTCTATCAATACAACAGAAAATAAGCTGGCAGTAACACAGAAGAATGCTGGCAACAACCAGGTAGTTGTTTTAAACAGCGATGGTACAACTTACAGAAACGTTCAGCATCCGTTGTTTACGGCTATTCCTAAAAAAGCACTCGTCAATAATGGAATGGTATGGGTAGCTGACTCCACCTCAGGTCTATCACGCTTTAGTGCAACCGAAGTAGAACCCTACCAACCTAATGCTCCTCTTCAAGTAGTTAGCGGCAATTTAGTCGCCTATGCCAGTACGCTATATGCTACAGCCGGCGGTACCAGCAACATAGGAGATCCCTTACACAAACCCGCTGGTTTGTACCTGTATAAGGAAAGGCAATGGCATAATATTAGCCAGCTCTCCCACCCTGCTTTGGCAGGTATTAACGACCTAGCCTCTATAGCCATCGATCCCCGCGATGAAACAGTTTGGATTGGCTCTTTTGGCAAAGGGCTACTGCACTTTAAGTCCAACAATCAATTTGACATTATTCAGCAGGCGCCCCTTAGTGGTACTGTCAGTGATCCAACCAGCATTCGCATAAATGGATTGGTCTTTGACAATGAGCAAAATCTTTGGGTTTCCAACACAGGCGCTGCAACGTACCTGCATGTGCTAAAAAAAGATAACACCTGGCAATCCTTTACATCGCCATACGTCTTAACCAATAATGCGGTATCACAACTATTAATAGACGATGTCAACCAGTTGTGGATCGTATCGCCGGGCAATGGCTTGTTGTTGCTCCAACACAATAACACGCTGGACAACAAAACCGACGACCTGTGGCGCTTGTACCGCAGTGGCCGCGGCAATGGCAACCTGCCCAGTAATGAAGTGCTCACAATAGCCAAAGACAAAAACGGTTATATATGGGTAGGCACCAATGATGGCATTGGTATTATTCAATGTCCTTTTGATGCCTTCACCACTACCGGCTGCGAGGCCATATTACCAGTAGCCCAGCAAGGCAATTTTGCTAATTATCTATTTAAAGGAGAAGAAGTAAGAGCGATAGCTGTAGATGGTGCTGACCGCAAATGGATTGGTACACGCAATGGTGTATGGTTGATCAGTGCTGAAGGCGATAAAGTACTGCAACGCTTTACAGAAACTAACAGTCCGCTGCCCAGTAATGATATTCAACAGATAGCTGTAGATGGGACAACCGGCGATGTTTTTATCGCCACAGCCAAAGGCTTAGTATCGTATCGAGGTACTGCTACTGAAGCCACGGTGATGCAGAAAGACTTGTTTATTTATCCCAATCCTGTACCGCCTACTTTTAGTGGTGTCATTGCCATAAAAGGAATGGCCGCTAATAGTACAGTGAAGATCACTGAGCTGAACGGAAGGCTGGTGTATCAAACCCGCTCGTTGGGAGGGCAAGCCCTATGGAATGGCAAAGACGCCAAAGGCCAACCCGTGGCCACTGGCGTGTATTTGGTATTAGTAACCGACGAACAGCAGCAGGAGCGCGCAGCTGGCAAGATTGTTTTTATAGCTAAATAG
- the recO gene encoding DNA repair protein RecO, translating to MVHKTKGVVLRTVKFGETSIVVSVFTELFGLQSYLVNGIRQVSKKGTAKGAYFQPASLLELVVYKNEFKNLQRIKEYKWSYLYQHLFSDIFKNAVALFAIELLNKCLKEPEPNNELFYFIEDALLHLDEASPTVTANFPLFIALHLAVFFGFRINDEYTEAKHYLDLQEGVFTEEQPQHSYYLIDREAEAVSHILKVMQPSELEDVKLNQDMRRRILTALEGYYALHVPDFGTMRTLPVLREISN from the coding sequence ATGGTTCATAAAACAAAAGGCGTTGTATTGCGCACGGTGAAATTTGGAGAGACCAGCATTGTTGTGTCTGTATTTACCGAGTTGTTCGGCCTGCAATCCTATTTGGTAAATGGCATCCGCCAGGTATCAAAAAAAGGTACTGCTAAAGGCGCTTATTTCCAGCCGGCCTCTTTACTGGAACTGGTAGTGTACAAGAATGAATTTAAAAACCTGCAGCGCATTAAGGAATACAAATGGTCCTATTTGTACCAGCACCTGTTCTCTGATATATTCAAAAACGCCGTAGCGCTGTTTGCTATTGAACTGCTCAACAAGTGTCTGAAAGAACCAGAACCAAACAACGAGCTTTTTTATTTTATAGAAGATGCCTTGCTGCACCTGGATGAAGCCTCACCTACTGTAACAGCCAATTTCCCTTTATTTATTGCCTTACATCTAGCTGTATTTTTTGGCTTCCGTATCAATGATGAATATACAGAAGCAAAGCACTACCTGGACCTGCAGGAAGGTGTATTCACAGAAGAACAGCCACAACATTCATACTATCTAATAGACCGCGAAGCAGAAGCTGTATCACATATTTTAAAAGTGATGCAACCCAGTGAGCTGGAAGATGTAAAACTGAACCAGGATATGCGTCGTCGAATCTTAACCGCGCTGGAGGGTTATTATGCTTTGCATGTACCCGATTTTGGCACCATGCGTACACTACCCGTACTGCGCGAAATTTCAAACTAA
- a CDS encoding efflux RND transporter permease subunit encodes MWKSFGEGVLRYRLPLSILLIAATVFMGWHASQVKLSYEFSRAIPTDNPKYITYQNFKKQFGEDGNLLVIGVQTQNFFKPGFFNDYRILQQNIKKVTGVEDVLSVPAAVNLIKNEATEKLQPTPIFRDTVLSQSELDSSAAAFYNLPFYQGLLYNPQTHAWLMGVHVNKDIMSSPKRSALVEKIVQLTNAFEVKQGTTVYLSGLPLIRTMMANKIQREMKWFTLISLALSALILLLFFRSLSAMALSLAVVIIGVIWSFGTMHLLGYNITLLTALIPPLIVVIGIPNCIYFLNKYHTSYKATENKQEALVQMIAKMGVVTLFCNIAAAIGFAVFALTKSQILKEFGVVSGINIMLLFFISLILIPAVLSVMAVPKARHVKYLESRRLQRWLDRLEGWSLDHRKTIYAVTAAVLVVAILGIFRLKSVGYIVDDLPKTDKIYTDLKFFETHFRGVMPLEIVVDTKKKYGVSRNLNNLNRIDTLTQYLASRPYIGKPLTITEGLKFAKQAFFEGDSLNYTMPSEYDLPALAQYLQMKQEAGTSNSFTKLVNSFMDKDRQLARISVNMQDVGSARLPLILDSIQQQTNRLFDTAKYNVQLTGSSVTFLEGSRYIINGLKESIFWAFLLIALCMLYLFRSGRILLCSLLPNIVPLVITAGVMGWVGVPLKPSTVLVFSVALGIAIDITIRFLVNYKQDQKQIADTKQNVIQTIHSTGLSIIYTSIVLIAGFIIFCFSGFGGTQSLGWLTSLTLVVATVANLTLLPALLISLTPSRKDVRQGF; translated from the coding sequence ATGTGGAAATCCTTTGGAGAAGGTGTATTGCGTTACCGCTTGCCCCTGTCAATACTTTTGATTGCGGCTACGGTATTTATGGGCTGGCATGCCAGCCAGGTAAAACTGAGTTACGAGTTCTCCAGGGCTATTCCTACCGATAATCCCAAATACATTACGTACCAGAATTTTAAAAAGCAGTTTGGGGAAGACGGCAACCTGCTGGTGATAGGCGTACAGACCCAGAATTTTTTTAAGCCGGGCTTCTTTAACGATTACAGGATTTTACAGCAAAATATCAAAAAAGTGACAGGCGTTGAAGATGTGCTGAGTGTACCCGCGGCTGTTAATCTTATTAAAAACGAGGCTACGGAGAAGCTGCAGCCAACACCTATTTTCCGGGATACTGTTTTATCGCAAAGCGAGTTAGATAGCAGTGCCGCTGCTTTCTATAACCTGCCTTTTTACCAAGGGTTATTATATAATCCTCAAACCCATGCCTGGCTAATGGGGGTGCATGTGAACAAGGATATTATGTCCTCGCCCAAACGTTCGGCGCTGGTAGAAAAAATTGTGCAGCTAACCAATGCGTTTGAGGTTAAACAAGGTACCACCGTTTATTTGAGTGGACTTCCTTTGATCCGCACCATGATGGCCAATAAGATACAGCGGGAAATGAAGTGGTTTACCCTGATTTCGCTGGCCCTGTCTGCGTTGATCCTGCTGTTGTTTTTCCGCTCCTTGAGTGCCATGGCCTTATCGCTGGCGGTAGTTATAATAGGGGTGATCTGGAGCTTTGGTACCATGCACTTGTTAGGGTATAATATTACGTTGCTGACTGCCCTGATCCCGCCATTGATTGTGGTGATTGGGATACCCAACTGTATTTATTTTTTAAACAAATACCACACAAGCTATAAAGCAACGGAAAATAAACAGGAGGCCTTGGTACAGATGATTGCCAAGATGGGGGTAGTAACCTTGTTTTGTAATATAGCGGCAGCCATTGGCTTTGCCGTTTTTGCGCTTACTAAAAGCCAGATTCTAAAAGAGTTTGGGGTAGTGTCTGGTATTAATATCATGCTACTGTTCTTCATTTCCTTGATATTGATTCCTGCAGTATTAAGTGTTATGGCTGTACCCAAAGCGCGCCATGTAAAGTACCTGGAGTCGCGCCGTTTGCAGCGCTGGCTAGATAGGTTAGAAGGCTGGTCGCTGGATCATCGCAAGACGATTTATGCGGTTACGGCAGCCGTATTAGTAGTAGCCATACTGGGTATTTTCCGTTTAAAGAGTGTGGGATATATTGTAGATGATCTGCCTAAGACCGATAAGATCTATACTGATCTGAAGTTTTTTGAAACACATTTTAGAGGGGTAATGCCATTGGAGATTGTAGTAGATACCAAAAAGAAATATGGTGTGTCGCGTAACCTCAATAACCTTAACCGGATCGATACTCTTACACAATACCTGGCCTCCCGGCCATATATTGGCAAGCCTCTAACTATTACAGAAGGATTGAAATTTGCCAAACAGGCTTTCTTTGAAGGTGATAGTTTGAATTATACGATGCCTTCGGAGTATGATCTGCCGGCACTGGCACAGTACCTGCAAATGAAACAGGAAGCCGGTACATCCAACTCGTTCACCAAGCTGGTGAATTCCTTTATGGATAAAGACCGTCAACTGGCACGTATAAGTGTGAATATGCAGGACGTAGGCAGTGCGCGACTACCGTTGATCTTAGACAGTATACAACAGCAAACCAATCGTTTATTCGACACGGCCAAGTATAATGTACAACTAACAGGTAGCTCTGTTACCTTTTTAGAGGGTAGTCGCTATATCATCAATGGACTTAAAGAAAGTATTTTCTGGGCATTCCTGCTCATTGCGCTATGTATGTTGTACTTATTCCGTTCTGGCCGTATTTTATTATGCTCGCTGCTACCCAACATTGTGCCGCTGGTCATTACGGCCGGTGTTATGGGCTGGGTAGGCGTGCCGCTGAAACCTTCAACAGTATTAGTGTTTAGTGTGGCACTGGGGATAGCTATAGATATTACCATCCGGTTTTTGGTCAACTACAAGCAGGATCAAAAACAGATAGCTGATACCAAGCAGAATGTAATTCAAACCATTCATTCTACAGGGCTTAGTATTATATATACCTCTATTGTATTAATTGCCGGTTTTATAATCTTTTGTTTTAGTGGGTTTGGAGGTACACAGTCCCTGGGCTGGTTAACATCCTTAACACTTGTGGTGGCTACGGTTGCCAACCTTACCTTGTTGCCAGCGTTGTTGATTTCGTTGACGCCATCACGTAAGGATGTACGACAGGGTTTCTAG
- a CDS encoding RagB/SusD family nutrient uptake outer membrane protein, producing MKFKILVFITVVGLSACRKELLNPIPQASISDAVAFETADRTLAAVQGMYSSVKSGAFYAGRYYNYQDIRGEEFINETANGVTNLQTWNFTVNSGTNEVNNLWNAAYAAINRINVVLAGVDKSPISDALKNQYRGEARFLRALAYHSLVTIYARPYTDGNGSKPGVVIYTEPQTSQGDSKKERSTVAEVYTLILEDLNFAEANLPLTNAAPPSELNVVRAHKNAAIALKTRIYLHMGRYNDVITEANKIVTGTTSFKAGTGVQHELNSDVAAVFRSGLTLENIFSFPFTSADLPGTQNSLNSYYSPGSSTACTSCSGTGEYSLNATGNGIVANTGWTATDARRTNFAQTIGTKTWLRKWTANGDYVPVIRYSEVLLNLAEALARTNGLDAKAIALLNAVRKRSDASTTLAPATQQALIDAILIERRIELLGEGFRSRDLMRLGMAFPAKGTIGAVGYNENLYIWPIPSGEVLVNTIIDQNPGY from the coding sequence ATGAAATTCAAAATATTAGTTTTTATAACCGTTGTCGGCTTAAGTGCATGCCGAAAGGAATTATTAAACCCCATTCCACAAGCATCTATATCGGATGCGGTTGCCTTTGAAACTGCAGACCGCACATTGGCTGCCGTACAAGGGATGTACTCTAGCGTAAAGTCAGGTGCCTTCTATGCTGGTCGCTATTATAACTATCAAGACATACGCGGTGAAGAATTTATAAATGAAACGGCCAATGGTGTAACCAACCTACAAACGTGGAACTTTACTGTTAATTCAGGCACAAATGAGGTGAATAACTTATGGAATGCCGCATATGCAGCAATTAATCGTATCAACGTAGTGTTAGCGGGTGTTGACAAATCTCCTATTAGTGATGCTTTGAAAAATCAATACCGCGGCGAAGCCCGTTTCCTGAGAGCCTTAGCTTATCATTCATTGGTTACCATTTATGCACGGCCATATACAGATGGTAATGGTAGTAAACCCGGCGTAGTTATCTATACTGAGCCTCAAACCAGCCAGGGTGACAGTAAGAAGGAGCGTTCTACAGTTGCTGAAGTATATACTTTAATTCTGGAAGATCTAAACTTTGCAGAAGCAAACCTGCCGCTTACAAATGCTGCTCCTCCATCAGAGTTGAATGTAGTGCGTGCTCATAAAAATGCAGCTATAGCATTGAAAACCCGTATATATCTGCACATGGGACGTTACAATGATGTAATTACCGAGGCAAACAAAATTGTAACAGGAACTACATCATTTAAAGCCGGTACTGGAGTACAACATGAGTTGAATAGCGATGTTGCTGCAGTGTTTAGAAGTGGATTAACGTTGGAGAATATCTTTTCCTTCCCATTCACTTCTGCAGATTTACCTGGTACGCAAAACAGTTTGAACTCTTACTATAGTCCAGGTTCTTCTACTGCTTGTACAAGCTGTAGCGGTACCGGAGAGTATTCTTTGAATGCCACTGGCAATGGTATCGTAGCTAACACCGGATGGACAGCTACCGATGCACGTCGTACCAATTTTGCCCAAACTATTGGCACAAAAACATGGTTACGTAAGTGGACAGCAAATGGTGACTATGTACCTGTTATTCGCTACTCAGAAGTATTGCTGAATCTGGCGGAAGCGTTGGCCCGTACCAATGGGTTGGATGCAAAAGCAATCGCCTTGTTGAATGCCGTTAGAAAGCGTTCCGATGCAAGCACTACGCTGGCCCCAGCTACACAACAAGCACTGATAGACGCTATTCTGATAGAGAGAAGAATAGAGTTGTTAGGTGAAGGTTTCCGTTCAAGAGACCTGATGCGTTTAGGTATGGCTTTCCCAGCCAAGGGAACCATTGGCGCGGTTGGATATAACGAAAATCTGTATATCTGGCCTATTCCTTCCGGTGAGGTATTGGTAAATACAATTATCGATCAGAACCCCGGTTATTAA
- a CDS encoding SusC/RagA family TonB-linked outer membrane protein has product MRKFLLLGVVALLCTLQVWAQRAITGRVTDDKGNPIPNVSIQVKGTNVGTVSKTDGTYTLTVPANGKTIVFSSVDMGTQEVSIGSQTTINASLQSADKNLQEVVVVGYGTQRKTEVTGSVSSIAGNKLRDQPLQSFEQGLSGRAPGVNISIPNGVLGNAPIIRVRGVNSISLSSSPLIVIDGVPSFSGDVGSGATASNLLGDINPSDIESIEVLKDASAAAIYGSRASAGVMLITTKKGRQGRARVTYEGWAGWTKPYNVVDVLNAQEFTDLKNEGLVNAGTAPNGTTRGFYTMNDANGNLIDTRWYDYVYRTGFAQSHSLSVSGANDKTTYYFSTGFTDQDGMFKNNDYKRMTGRFTLDHKVTDAITIGGTFNYTSTNTSGLNTGSTGAAFNTSGAARLAFGLAPNVSPYNADGSYNINTTSNTIGQGANKSALAFTNAVMLLDMDKFTTANDRVLANIYGQVKLIKGLNFKTLYGIDNLNSVSESFQNAIHGDGNSTAGNATNTLLRPRRWNWQNTLNYDTRITDNHGLNVLVGAEQQYTKNDNWGASRRRVSDPFFNEYQGGFTEIVASGNGLSENFLQSYFGRVNYDYKRKYFLSGNIRRDGYSAFANKWGTFYGGSAGWALSEEGFWNSLGIDNVVNTFRLRGSYGKVGNFSGVSSYAYQSLYGSGLYGSYATIGFNQAGNRNLTWEKSAKLDVGFSATMLKNRLNVEFAYYNNDITDLILNEPQAPSRGVPGNSIAANIGSMVNKGIELSLGGTVINKKDFSWNSSINITTVKNEVTSLANNNADILVATGGLESPSMIRVGESIGSFFAVRTEGVNPNNGQRIFVLNDGTRVQYNHAAASASRWTRVDNGAVSRAASQAVDGVIVGPALPRFFGGFDNTIKYKGFDFNILLYYSGGNYVYNGSKAGLHDNRNWNNAKDALNRWTKAGDNAEWPRVVFGDNISNGSGIVMTNNIEKGDFIKGRNISLGYTLPKNLVGKAKINSARVYVAALNAFTITKYSGFDPEIQSNSGGGTADQVVNAGPSVDRNAAPLARTINVGINIGF; this is encoded by the coding sequence ATGAGGAAATTTCTACTGCTAGGCGTAGTGGCTTTGCTATGCACGCTACAGGTATGGGCGCAGCGCGCCATTACCGGCCGGGTGACCGACGACAAGGGCAACCCGATCCCCAATGTATCCATTCAGGTAAAAGGTACTAACGTGGGTACCGTTTCCAAAACTGATGGTACCTATACTTTAACAGTACCAGCTAACGGCAAAACAATCGTTTTTTCATCCGTTGACATGGGTACGCAGGAAGTGAGTATTGGTAGTCAAACAACCATCAACGCTTCGCTACAGTCTGCAGACAAGAATTTGCAGGAAGTAGTAGTAGTAGGTTATGGTACACAACGTAAAACAGAAGTTACAGGTAGCGTATCCTCTATTGCAGGTAACAAACTTCGTGACCAACCACTACAAAGTTTTGAACAAGGTTTGTCAGGTAGAGCCCCAGGGGTGAATATTTCTATCCCCAATGGTGTATTGGGTAATGCACCCATTATTCGTGTAAGAGGGGTAAACTCTATTTCACTTAGTTCTTCTCCATTGATCGTAATCGATGGTGTTCCTTCTTTTTCTGGTGACGTAGGTAGTGGTGCTACAGCCAGTAACTTGTTGGGCGACATCAACCCTTCTGATATTGAAAGTATTGAAGTGTTGAAAGACGCATCTGCTGCAGCCATCTATGGATCAAGAGCATCTGCGGGTGTAATGTTGATAACCACAAAGAAAGGCCGTCAGGGCCGTGCCCGTGTTACCTATGAAGGTTGGGCCGGATGGACCAAGCCTTATAACGTAGTAGATGTATTGAATGCGCAGGAATTTACCGATCTGAAAAATGAAGGATTAGTGAATGCTGGTACAGCGCCCAATGGTACCACACGTGGCTTCTATACCATGAATGACGCTAACGGCAACCTTATCGATACCCGTTGGTATGATTACGTTTATCGTACAGGCTTTGCTCAAAGCCATAGCCTCTCTGTTTCTGGTGCAAATGATAAGACCACTTATTATTTCTCAACTGGCTTTACTGACCAGGATGGCATGTTTAAAAACAATGACTATAAACGAATGACTGGTCGCTTTACGTTGGATCATAAAGTGACAGATGCCATCACTATTGGTGGTACATTCAATTATACCAGTACCAATACCTCTGGTCTGAATACGGGTTCTACAGGTGCGGCTTTCAATACGTCAGGTGCTGCACGTCTTGCTTTTGGTCTGGCACCAAACGTAAGCCCTTATAATGCAGATGGCAGTTATAACATCAATACGACATCTAACACCATTGGTCAAGGTGCTAATAAGTCAGCACTGGCATTTACCAATGCTGTTATGTTGTTAGACATGGATAAGTTTACAACAGCCAATGATCGTGTACTGGCTAACATTTATGGACAAGTTAAGTTGATCAAAGGCTTAAACTTTAAAACTTTATATGGTATCGACAACCTGAATAGTGTTAGTGAAAGCTTCCAAAACGCTATTCATGGTGATGGTAATAGTACTGCCGGTAATGCTACTAATACCTTGTTACGCCCTCGCCGTTGGAACTGGCAAAATACATTGAACTATGATACGCGTATTACCGACAATCATGGTTTGAATGTGTTAGTGGGTGCTGAACAGCAATACACTAAAAATGACAACTGGGGTGCTAGCCGCAGAAGAGTGTCTGATCCTTTCTTTAATGAATACCAAGGTGGCTTCACTGAGATAGTGGCTTCTGGTAATGGCCTATCAGAGAACTTCTTACAGTCTTACTTTGGACGTGTTAACTATGACTACAAACGCAAATACTTCCTTTCTGGAAATATTCGTCGTGATGGTTATTCTGCATTTGCCAACAAATGGGGTACCTTCTATGGCGGTTCAGCAGGTTGGGCTTTATCAGAAGAAGGCTTCTGGAACTCTTTAGGAATTGATAATGTTGTTAACACCTTCCGTCTGCGTGGAAGCTATGGAAAAGTGGGTAACTTCTCCGGTGTAAGCAGCTATGCATACCAAAGCCTATATGGTTCTGGTCTTTATGGTTCTTATGCGACAATCGGATTTAACCAAGCTGGTAATAGAAACCTGACTTGGGAAAAAAGTGCTAAACTCGATGTTGGCTTTTCAGCAACAATGTTGAAGAATCGCTTAAATGTTGAATTCGCTTATTACAATAATGACATTACAGATTTGATCCTGAATGAGCCGCAAGCTCCTTCAAGAGGTGTTCCTGGAAACTCTATTGCGGCGAACATCGGCAGCATGGTTAATAAGGGTATTGAATTAAGCCTGGGTGGTACTGTTATTAACAAGAAAGACTTCTCCTGGAACTCTAGCATTAACATTACTACCGTTAAAAACGAAGTAACCTCATTAGCTAATAATAATGCTGATATCCTGGTTGCTACTGGTGGTTTGGAATCTCCCTCTATGATACGGGTAGGAGAGTCTATTGGTAGTTTCTTTGCTGTTCGTACAGAAGGTGTTAACCCTAATAATGGACAAAGAATCTTTGTTCTTAACGATGGTACACGCGTGCAATACAACCATGCGGCTGCTTCTGCCAGCAGATGGACACGTGTTGATAATGGAGCCGTATCCCGCGCTGCCAGCCAGGCGGTAGACGGTGTTATCGTAGGACCTGCACTTCCTCGCTTCTTTGGTGGTTTTGACAACACAATCAAGTATAAAGGCTTTGACTTTAATATTCTATTGTATTACAGTGGTGGTAACTATGTATATAATGGATCAAAAGCTGGTTTGCATGACAACCGTAACTGGAACAACGCTAAAGATGCGTTGAACCGTTGGACAAAAGCGGGTGATAATGCAGAATGGCCTCGTGTAGTATTTGGCGATAATATATCTAATGGTTCGGGTATTGTAATGACCAACAATATTGAAAAAGGCGATTTCATTAAAGGACGTAATATCTCTTTGGGCTATACGCTTCCTAAGAATCTAGTAGGAAAAGCTAAAATCAATAGCGCAAGAGTATATGTTGCTGCATTGAATGCCTTTACTATTACTAAGTACTCAGGTTTTGATCCAGAAATTCAAAGTAATAGCGGTGGCGGTACTGCAGACCAGGTAGTTAACGCTGGACCAAGCGTAGATAGAAACGCAGCGCCTTTGGCTCGCACGATCAATGTTGGTATCAATATCGGATTTTAA